The genome window TCATGAAGTGCGTGGAGAGGAAAATCGTCACGCCCTGTTCGCGAGACAACTCGATCAACAGGCGCCAGAAGTCATCCCGGGCGGCCGGATCGACGCCGGAGGTCGGCTCGTCGAGGATCAGCACTTCCGGGCGATGCAGCACGGCCACCGCCAGGGACAAACGCTGGCGCAGGCCCAGGGGCAATGCCCCGGAAGGCTGGTCGGCGAGGTCCTGCAACTGGAAACGTTGGATCAGGTCTTCGATGCGGCTGGTGCTTTCGGTCTTGGGCAGGTCGAACAGCTTGGCGTGCAATGTCAGGTTCTGGCGCACGCTCAGCTCGCCGTACAGCGAGAAACTCTGGGACATGAAACCCACCCGTTTGCGAGTGGCGAGGTCCTTGGCGTTGACCGGGTTGCCCAGCAGGCGGGCGCTGCCTTCGCTGGCAGGCATCAGCCCGGTCAGCACTTTCATGGTGGTGGTCTTGCCGCAACCGTTGGAGCCCAGGAAACCGAAAATCTCACCACGACCAATCGCGAAGCTGACGTGATCGACCGCGGTGAAATCACCGAAGCGCAAGGTGAGGTCATGGGCTTCGATGGCAATGTCGGCGGTGCTGTCGCCCCTGGGAGGGATCGTCAGCGGCTCGGCGTCGTGACCGCTGTCGCCCTGGAAATGGGTGAAGGCCGAGTCGAGCTTGCCGTCCGGCGTGACAGCGGCCAGGTCCGCGCTCAATCCCTGGGCGATCAAGCGACCGTTATCGAGCATCAGGCAATGCTCGAATTGTTCGGCTTCTTCCATGTAGGCCGTGGCGACCAGCAGGGTCAGTTGCGGTCGTTGGCGGCGCACGTCTTCTATCAGTTCCCAGAAGCGTCGCCGCGACAGCGGGTCCACGCCAGTGGTGGGTTCGTCGAGAATCAGCAGGTCCGGCTCGTGGATCAGAGCGCAACACAGGCCGAGCTTCTGTTTCATGCCACCGGACAACTTGCCCGCCGGGCGGTCGGCAAAACGCTGCAGGTCGGTCGCCAGCAGCAGCGTGCCCATGCGTTGTTCGCATTCCGCTCGCGATAGTCCGAACAGCGTGGCGAAAAACCGGATGTTCTCGCGTATCGACAGATCAGGATAAAGGTTGCCCCCCAGTCCTTGAGGCATGAAGGCGATACGTCGGTAGAGGGTGTTGCGATGATGCCGGTCCTCGATCGATGCGCCCAGTACGTCCAGTTCGCCGTGCTGGAGTTTCTTCACCCCGGCAATCAATCCCAGCAGGCTCGACTTGCCGGCCCCGTCCGGGCCGATCAGGCCGCAGCGAGTGCCGACGGGCAGATTGAAAGCGATGTCGTCCAGGGCGGCATGGGCGCCGTAGCGGTGCTTGAGGCCCGAGGCGCGCAGCGCCGGTTCGCCGCCGCCGGCGTTCATTGCAGGTTGGCCGGCCAGTCGATGGGGGCGATGCGCAGATAGCCGGCACCCGGCATGCCGGGTTTGGCCTGGGGCACCTCGCCGGGCCGGGTCAGGCGTACCTTGACGCGGAACACCAGCTTCTGGCGTTCGTCACGGGTTTCGACTTCCTTGGGGGTGAACTGGGATTTCGCCGCGACGAAGCTGATCGTGGCCGGCAGCGGTCGCTCGGGCAGGGCGTCGAGCAGCACGCGTGCTTCGTCGCCGACCGCCAGTTTCCCGGCCACGGAGGCCGGCAGGTAGAGGTTCATGTATTGGTCGTTCGGATCGATCATCAGCAGCACCCGTCCGCCAGCACCCAGCACTTCGCCCGGCTCGGCCAGGCGCAGTTGGATCACGCCGTCGATGGGCGCGCGCAAGCGGCTGTCGTCGATTTCGCTGGTCAGTTGGGCCACCTGGGCGAGGGTCGCGCCGATGGCGGCGTTTGCCGCCGATACCTGGGCCCGGGCCGCATTGACCGCGGCGTTGGCAGTGTCCATGCGAGCTTGCTGTTGGTCGATGACCTGGCCGCTGGCAAAACCACGCTTGAACAGTTCCCGGGTCCGCTGGAGTTCCTGGTGGGCGAGCAATTGTTCGCTCTGGCGCAGATGTACATTGGCCTCGGTGGCCGCGAGATTTTCCCGGGCCCGCAGCACTTCGGCTTCGGCCTGGTTGCGCTGGGCTTCCAGGGTACGGGTGTCCATGCGCGCCAGTAACTGGCCTTTGACGACCTTGTCGCCCTCATTGGCAAGCACTTCGGCCAGGCGACCGGGGGTCTTGCTGGCGATCTGGACTTCGGTGGCTTCGAGGCGCCCGTTGCCCATGCTCAGGCCTTCCGGCAGGCGGTCATGTCGGGACTTCCAGTAGCCGAACCCGCCGGCGGCCAACAAGACGGCCAGCAGGGCGAGGGCAAAGAAACGAGAGGTATGAGGGGGCGTCGACATGTCCGGCATCCTGCGGCTATAGCGTCCAGTTTGCTGGATCCGCTACCGCCCCAGCTTGATATCCATCAATACATGGAGGTTCAGCGCAGGGCAATCACTGCCGCCCACTGCTCGGCGGTCACCGGCATCACCGAAAGCCGCGAGCCTTTCTGCACCAGGGGCATCTCGGCCAGGGCGGCCTGTTGCTTGAGGTAGTCGAGCTTGAGGACGCGGGGGAAGGTCTCGACATGCGCCACGTCGATTGCGGTCCAGGGGTTTTTATCCGGGCCGGCCTTGGGGTCGAAATAATGGCTGTCCGGGTCCAGGGCCGTAGGGTCGGGGTAGGCTGCCTGGATGATTTTGCCAATCCCGGCGATGCCCGGCTCGGGGCAACTGGAGTGGTAGAAAAAGAACTGATCGCCGACGGCCATCGCCCGCAGGAAATTGCGCGCCTGGTAGTTGCGGACCCCGTCCCAGCGCGCCTGGTCGAGCTTTTCCAGGCCCTGGATGGACAATTCGTCGGGCTCGGACTTCATCAGCCAATAGGCCATGATTTTTTCTCCTGGGCGGCGGGTATCAAAATAGTTCGGCGATTTTATGACAAACCGACAGTCGGTTGACGCCAGAGTTTGCGTGTCGCTGCAGCTTGCCGCAAAATGCCGGCCTTCCAAGCTTGACGCTGCTGCACGGCCAATAAGAAAACCGCTGCTGTCATCGTGTGTGATATGCCTTGAGGGGGGCAATCGATGAAACGCAAACCGGATTTGTTGTGGATCTTGGTCATTCTGTTCGGACTGGGTGTCGTGACCACGGGTTACGCCCAGAGCCTGTGGGCCAACAAGACCGAGGCGCCGGTGGATATCACCCAGCCCGCGCCAACGCTCAAACGCTGAACCTGCTTTCCAGGCGCCGCTGATTACCGCGGCGTCAACCCCGCGATATACCATTGCCTGTCGCTGACCGTTCCCTGCAACGGCACGTCCCAGCTTGCCTGCGCCAATCGTTCGACCTTCTGGCACTCATGGGCCAGCCCCAACAGCGTCGGCTTGCGCCACTGCTTGCGTCGCGCCAGGTACGCCAGGCTGCGGTCGTAAAAGCCGCCGCCCATGCCTAGCCGACCTCCCGCATCGTCAAATCCCACCAATGGCAACAACACCAGGTCCAGCGTCCAGACCTTGCGTTGTCGGGCGATGTTCTTGCATGGCTCGGGGATGCGAAACCGGTTGGGCTGCATTTTTTCGCCGGGGTGGATGCGCTGGAACACCATCTTGGTCTGCGGCCACGGGCTGAGCACCGGCAGATAGGTGGCCTTGCCCCGGCGCTGGGCTGCGCGCAGCAGCAGGCGCGGGTCGATCTCGCCATCGTTGGGCAGGTACAGGGCGATGTGCTTCGCTCGGCGGAACAACGGATGCTGGGCCAGTTGTTTGTACAGCCCGCGGGCGGCTTGCCGTTGCTGGGCGGGCGTCAGGGCGCGACGGGCCTGGCGCAGCAGGCGGCGAAGTTGCGGGCGGGGCAGCAGCGCGGGTTCAGTCATGTCGAGGCTTCACGCAGTGGCGATGCCGTACAGCGTAACCGCAAAACAGGACGCTCAGAAATGCCTGCGCCCGGAAACGACAATGCCAGTCCACATGGACTGGCATTGTCTGGAGTCAGGCTCCCCGGATGAACCGCTGTCGGCTTAGCCCTTGAACCCGAAAGTTCAAGGTGGAAGTTGCAGGAGGCGTTAAGGCTTTCCGTCAAGCGGACATGCACACCGGCCCCAACGTGCAACCCCCGTGGTTGTGCGTATCGGCTCAGGGACATCACCAACTGGCAAGCACCCCAGGGAGTGAGGCGAGTATACCCCAGGCAGCCTCGCGAATCAGCCCTTGCTGACGTCTGGATCGGTGGCGAGCACCAGATCCACCCGATCGAGCAGGTCGCGTACCTGCTCACGGGTCGAGCCACTGACCTGTACGTCCGGCGTATCCTGGCGATGCAGCAGGTCGTGGGTGATGTTCAAGGCGGCCATTACGGCGATGCGGTCGGCGCCGATGACTTTGCCGCTGCTGCGGATTTCGCGCATCTTGCCGTCCAGGTAACGGGCGGCGCTCACCAGGTTGCTGCGCTCTTCCTGGGGGCAGATGATCGAATATTCTTTGTCGAGGATCTGCACGGTAACGCTATTGCTTGAACTCATGAGTCTTGCTCCAGGGCCTTGAGGCGCGAAATCATCGATTCGACCTTACGCCGGGCGATTTCGTTTTTTTCAATGAGGTGCGCGCGTTCCTCGCGCCAGGTCTTTTCCTGAGCTAATAGGAGTCCGTTTTGGCTCTTAAGTTGCTCGACCCGGTCAATTAGCAGTTCGAGTCTGGCCATCAGCGCTTGCAGGTCGGTGTCTTCCATTGTGTCCACTGAAGAATGTGTCTGATGGAGGGATGTGGGTCGCACAGCCTCTGATAGTCTTGGCGAGTCTGTCGATGTAGGATACAAGGCCTCCATTCTAGACATAGCGCCGTCTGGCGCCTAGCTGCCCATGCCCATTCAGAATTCCCCGTATCAAGCATTCGCCACCCTGCTGAGCACCAGCGGTCACCCTGTATCGCCTGCCGAACTGCATGGCCTGTTGCTCGGCCGCAGTTGCGCCGGCGCCGGTTTCGATGCCGACGGCTGGTTGGCCGACGCCGCCGAGCTGCTGGAAGGCGAGCCGGCGGACAACGTCCGTAACGCGCTGATCGGCCTGCAGGAAATGGTCAAGGGCGAGTTGACCAGCGATGACATGACCGTCGTCCTGCTGCTGCCCACCGACGACGCCCCCCTGGCCGAGCGCGCCGCGGCGCTGGGCCAGTGGTGCCAGGGCTTCCTTGCCGGCTTCGGCCTGACCCGCCGCGAATACGCGCTGAGCGAAGAGGCCAAGGAAGTGCTGCAGGACTTGGCCGCGATCTCCCAGGTCCAGGATGCCCTGGAAGAGTCCGATGACGGCGAAAGCGACTACATGGAAGTGATGGAGTACCTGCGGGTCGCACCATTGCTACTGTTCACAGAGACCAAGAAAACCGATGCAGCGGCTCCCAAGCCGTCCTTGCATTGAATTTCAGAGGGAACCCCGTCTGCCCATGATTCATATCCCGAAATCGGAATACAGCCGTCGCCGCAAGGCCCTGATGGCGCAGATGGAACCCAACAGCATCGCAATCCTGCCCGCCGCCGCCGTTGCGATCCGCAACCGCGACGTCGAGCATGTCTACCGCCAGGACAGTGACTTCCAGTACCTCAGCGGCTTCCCCGAGCCGCAAGCGGTGCTGGTGCTGATGCCCGGCCGCGCCCATGGCGAATACATCCTCTTTTGCCGCGAGCGCAACGCCGAACGTGAGTTGTGGGACGGCCTGCGCGCCGGCCAGGAAGGGGCGATCCGTGACTTCGGCGCCGACGACGCGTTTCCCATCACCGACATCGACGACATCCTGCCGGGCCTGATCGAAGGCCGCGACCGGGTGTATTCGGCCATGGGCAGCAACCCGGAGTTCGACCGGCACCTGATGGAGTGGATCAACGTGATTCGCTCCAAGGCCCACCTCGGCGCCCAGCCGCCGAACGAATTCGTTGCCCTGGATCACTTGCTGCACGATATGCGCCTGTATAAATCGGCGGCGGAACTGAAGGTCATGCGCGAAGCGGCGCGGATCTCCGCCCAGGCGCACATCCGGGCGATGCAGGCGGCGCGCCCGGGGTTGCACGAGTTCAGCCTGGAGGCCGAGCTCGATTATGAATTCCGCAAGGGCGGGGCGAAGATGCCGGCCTATGGCTCGATCGTCGCGGCGGGGCGCAACAGCTGCATCCTGCACTACCAGCAGAACGATGCGCTGCTCAAGGACGGCGACCTGGTGTTGATCGATGCCGGCTGTGAAATCGACTGCTACGCCAGCGATATCACCCGTACCTGGCCGGTCAGCGGCAAGTTTTCGCCCGAGCAGAAGGCGATCTACGAAGTGGTGCTGGCCGCCCAGGAAGCCGCGTTTGCCCAGATCGCACCGGACAAGCACTGGAACCAGGCCCACGAAGCGACGGTCCGGGTCATAACCGAAGGGTTGGTGCACCTGGGGCTGCTGGAGGGTGAGGTGAACGAGTTGATTGCCAGCGAGGCCTACCGGGCGTTCTACATGCACCGCGCCGGCCATTGGCTGGGCATGGACGTGCATGATGTGGGCGAATACCGGGTTGGCGGCGAGTGGCGGGTCCTGGAAATCGGCATGACGCTGACGGTGGAGCCGGGCATCTATATCAGCCCGAACAACCGCAGTGTCGCGAAAAAATGGCGCGGCATTGGCGTGCGCATCGAGGATGACGTGGTAGTGACCAAAACCGGTTGTGAAATCCTGAGCCGAGGCGTGCCGAAAACGGTCGCCGACATCGAGGCCCTGATGGCCGCCGCCCGGACGCAAGCGGCATGAGCCGGGTCAATCTGGCGATCATCGGTGGTGGCCTGGTCGGCGCGAGCCTGGCGCTGGCCCTGCAGGCCGGTGCCAAGGCCCGGGGCTGGAGGATCATCCTGATCGAGCCCTTCGCCCCCGGCGACGCCTGGCAGCCAAGCTACGATGCCCGGTCTTCGGCATTGTCCTACGGTGCCCGGCAGATTTATCAACGCTTGGGTGTCTGGCAGGAGATTTCCCGTCGTGCCGAACCGATCAAGCAGATCCATGTGTCCGATCGCGGACGGTTTTCCACCGCGCGGCTGTCGGCCATGGAAGAGGGCGTGCCGGCGCTGGGCTACGTGGTGGAAAACGCCTGGCTCGGCCAGTGCCTGTGGCAAGGCCTGG of Pseudomonas fluorescens contains these proteins:
- the rbbA gene encoding ribosome-associated ATPase/putative transporter RbbA, whose product is MNAGGGEPALRASGLKHRYGAHAALDDIAFNLPVGTRCGLIGPDGAGKSSLLGLIAGVKKLQHGELDVLGASIEDRHHRNTLYRRIAFMPQGLGGNLYPDLSIRENIRFFATLFGLSRAECEQRMGTLLLATDLQRFADRPAGKLSGGMKQKLGLCCALIHEPDLLILDEPTTGVDPLSRRRFWELIEDVRRQRPQLTLLVATAYMEEAEQFEHCLMLDNGRLIAQGLSADLAAVTPDGKLDSAFTHFQGDSGHDAEPLTIPPRGDSTADIAIEAHDLTLRFGDFTAVDHVSFAIGRGEIFGFLGSNGCGKTTTMKVLTGLMPASEGSARLLGNPVNAKDLATRKRVGFMSQSFSLYGELSVRQNLTLHAKLFDLPKTESTSRIEDLIQRFQLQDLADQPSGALPLGLRQRLSLAVAVLHRPEVLILDEPTSGVDPAARDDFWRLLIELSREQGVTIFLSTHFMNEAQRCDRISLMHAGKVLACDTPAALQAQFNGQTLEAAFVSCLEQAQGEAQQDATPVALDQADTPRDRHGLSLGRLLAVASREGKELLRDKVRMAFALLGALFMMVIFGYGISLDVEKLAFAVFDQDQSPQSRTYLEAFRSSRYFEEQPAIRDANELHRRLQRSEIKLALEIPPGFGRDLYAGRQPTVGAWLDGGMPFRAETSRNYVEAVHLANLEQWAEQSSPARPPHTAAKLETRFRYNQDVVSVNAIGPGVMALILAFIPAMLTALGIVREKELGSITNFYATPLTRLEFLLGKQAPYLVVSLVNLALLTAMNRWLFGVPFKGSGLTLALGGLLYVLATTSMGLLISAFTRTQIAAILGTMIITSLPTIQFSGLIVPRSSLEGAASVMGQLFPAGHFLDIAVGTFTKALDLRQLWPQCLALFGFFLGFTGLSLVMLKKQEA
- a CDS encoding HlyD family secretion protein — its product is MSTPPHTSRFFALALLAVLLAAGGFGYWKSRHDRLPEGLSMGNGRLEATEVQIASKTPGRLAEVLANEGDKVVKGQLLARMDTRTLEAQRNQAEAEVLRARENLAATEANVHLRQSEQLLAHQELQRTRELFKRGFASGQVIDQQQARMDTANAAVNAARAQVSAANAAIGATLAQVAQLTSEIDDSRLRAPIDGVIQLRLAEPGEVLGAGGRVLLMIDPNDQYMNLYLPASVAGKLAVGDEARVLLDALPERPLPATISFVAAKSQFTPKEVETRDERQKLVFRVKVRLTRPGEVPQAKPGMPGAGYLRIAPIDWPANLQ
- a CDS encoding EVE domain-containing protein; this translates as MAYWLMKSEPDELSIQGLEKLDQARWDGVRNYQARNFLRAMAVGDQFFFYHSSCPEPGIAGIGKIIQAAYPDPTALDPDSHYFDPKAGPDKNPWTAIDVAHVETFPRVLKLDYLKQQAALAEMPLVQKGSRLSVMPVTAEQWAAVIALR
- a CDS encoding 5-formyltetrahydrofolate cyclo-ligase, whose protein sequence is MTEPALLPRPQLRRLLRQARRALTPAQQRQAARGLYKQLAQHPLFRRAKHIALYLPNDGEIDPRLLLRAAQRRGKATYLPVLSPWPQTKMVFQRIHPGEKMQPNRFRIPEPCKNIARQRKVWTLDLVLLPLVGFDDAGGRLGMGGGFYDRSLAYLARRKQWRKPTLLGLAHECQKVERLAQASWDVPLQGTVSDRQWYIAGLTPR
- a CDS encoding cell division protein ZapA, giving the protein MSSSNSVTVQILDKEYSIICPQEERSNLVSAARYLDGKMREIRSSGKVIGADRIAVMAALNITHDLLHRQDTPDVQVSGSTREQVRDLLDRVDLVLATDPDVSKG
- a CDS encoding TIGR02449 family protein, which encodes MEDTDLQALMARLELLIDRVEQLKSQNGLLLAQEKTWREERAHLIEKNEIARRKVESMISRLKALEQDS
- a CDS encoding YecA family protein — protein: MPIQNSPYQAFATLLSTSGHPVSPAELHGLLLGRSCAGAGFDADGWLADAAELLEGEPADNVRNALIGLQEMVKGELTSDDMTVVLLLPTDDAPLAERAAALGQWCQGFLAGFGLTRREYALSEEAKEVLQDLAAISQVQDALEESDDGESDYMEVMEYLRVAPLLLFTETKKTDAAAPKPSLH
- the pepP gene encoding Xaa-Pro aminopeptidase; the encoded protein is MIHIPKSEYSRRRKALMAQMEPNSIAILPAAAVAIRNRDVEHVYRQDSDFQYLSGFPEPQAVLVLMPGRAHGEYILFCRERNAERELWDGLRAGQEGAIRDFGADDAFPITDIDDILPGLIEGRDRVYSAMGSNPEFDRHLMEWINVIRSKAHLGAQPPNEFVALDHLLHDMRLYKSAAELKVMREAARISAQAHIRAMQAARPGLHEFSLEAELDYEFRKGGAKMPAYGSIVAAGRNSCILHYQQNDALLKDGDLVLIDAGCEIDCYASDITRTWPVSGKFSPEQKAIYEVVLAAQEAAFAQIAPDKHWNQAHEATVRVITEGLVHLGLLEGEVNELIASEAYRAFYMHRAGHWLGMDVHDVGEYRVGGEWRVLEIGMTLTVEPGIYISPNNRSVAKKWRGIGVRIEDDVVVTKTGCEILSRGVPKTVADIEALMAAARTQAA